One window of the Populus trichocarpa isolate Nisqually-1 chromosome 9, P.trichocarpa_v4.1, whole genome shotgun sequence genome contains the following:
- the LOC7472092 gene encoding signal recognition particle 43 kDa protein, chloroplastic — protein sequence MDSLFVNQALSRLKLSPKLTIPSYFSYQSPLHLKQNHGRKPYNSFTLFAIQDQQETQNPLQETTQNIEDDESYGEVSKIIGSRAVEGGKGMEYFIEWKDGHTPSWVPSDFIAKDVVAEYETPWWTAAKKADSSALSQILSENEDERRDVNAVDSDGRTALLFVSGLGSEPCVKLLAEAGAELDHRDNSGGLTALHMAAGYVKPGVVKLLVDLGADPEVKDDRGLTPLDLAKEILRVTPKGNPMQFGRRLGLESVIRNLEEGIFEYAEVQEILEKRGKGKDLEYLVKWKDGSDNEWVKAKFIGEDLVMDFEAGLEYAVAKGVVGKRLGDDGKNEYLVKWTDIDEATWEPEENVDLDLIKEFEEGQINGVGSVEAQLSSDGL from the coding sequence ATGGACTCTCTCTTTGTTAACCAAGCTCTTTCACGCCTCAAGCTCTCTCCAAAACTCACAATCCCTTCTTACTTTTCCTATCAATCTCCTTTACACCTCAAACAAAACCATGGTAGAAAACCCTACAATTCCTTCACACTCTTTGCTATCCAAGACCAACAAGAAACACAAAACCCACTTCAAGAAACCACTCAAAACATCGAAGACGACGAGTCGTATGGAGAAGTCAGCAAGATCATCGGAAGCAGAGCAGTTGAAGGTGGTAAAGGCATGGAGTACTTCATTGAGTGGAAAGACGGCCATACGCCCTCGTGGGTCCCATCAGATTTCATAGCTAAAGATGTGGTGGCCGAGTACGAGACGCCATGGTGGACAGCAGCCAAGAAGGCCGACTCGTCGGCTCTTAGTCAGATTCTATCGGAGAATGAAGATGAACGACGTGATGTTAATGCTGTGGATAGTGACGGACGCACAGCTTTGCTTTTTGTATCTGGGCTCGGCTCTGAGCCGTGTGTTAAGCTCCTAGCCGAAGCTGGAGCTGAACTGGATCATAGAGACAACAGTGGTGGCCTGACGGCTCTTCATATGGCAGCTGGCTATGTTAAGCCAGGTGTCGTTAAGTTATTGGTTGACCTAGGTGCTGATCCTGAGGTGAAGGATGATAGAGGATTAACTCCCTTGGATTTGGCCAAGGAAATTTTAAGAGTGACCCCAAAAGGGAACCCAATGCAATTCGGGAGAAGATTGGGGTTAGAAAGTGTAATAAGAAACTTAGAGGAGGGAATATTCGAGTACGCTGAGGTACAGGAAATActggagaaaagagggaaagggAAGGACTTGGAGTATTTGGTAAAATGGAAGGATGGCAGTGATAATGAGTGGGTGAAAGCAAAGTTTATAGGGGAGGATTTGGTGATGGATTTTGAGGCAGGGTTAGAGTATGCCGTGGCAAAGGGAGTGGTGGGTAAGAGGCTAGGTGATGATGGGAAGAATGAGTATCTTGTGAAATGGACGGATATTGATGAGGCCACGTGGGAGCCTGAAGAGAATGTTGATCTTGATTTGATCAAGGAGTTTGAGGAGGGACAGATCAATGGAGTTGGAAGTGTTGAGGCCCAGTTGAGTAGTGATGGGctataa
- the LOC7472095 gene encoding probable serine/threonine-protein kinase PBL23 isoform X1, whose protein sequence is MAGKASREWKVFPLVKSKEEKKRTIIVGLKSDNYSREMLLRFLHKVVNPRDNVLAIHVQEPSDTFDPNTFYIHEDICKAKQVDFLVKVCNGDSYISELGYQVRVNYATILAVGRSLSGIRQSVVNDCLKELPPTCSFLVMDKSGKIALQRQGTSQQGSIYALFRHPLSSSSKKSYFHQQRAASQLRKSLTVPSSSTASSIQQTDITARNNIRKAVQVPDFWAEKVSHGLLILEAKGLVKHFKFQELNLATNNFSPEMVIGVGGHSKVYRANLVDGQAVAVKILKETHFPAEDLLHEVRILSDVKHENIIQIIGYCYSKEMHAIVYNLLIGSLKQNLRQLKWNERMGVAVGVAQALEYLHHSFNPPIIHRDVKSSNILLSGTCQPQLSDFGAAMVNQPSKQNSASTKPFKVVGTFGYLAPEYMMYGKVDEKVDVYSYGVVLLELITGQEAIQTNEANHESLVLWARSLLNSGLCERLIDPHLSGDYKREEMEIMISVARLCLVHSSSRRPTMKMEAKIPNKDCNVALFEQILRLFQEPEYWLNMQRERDKLLNAKSEEEKFTWRMDDSTSTVKSTLPVDDSYHEILPSEAPD, encoded by the exons ATGGCGGGGAAGGCAAGCAGAGAGTGGAAAGTTTTTCCACTCGTGAAATcgaaggaagaaaagaagaggacaATTATTGTAGGCTTAAAGTCAGATAACTATAGCAGAGAAATGCTCCTGCGTTTTCTCCATAAAGTTGTCAATCCAAGGGATAATGTGCTTGCTATACATGTTCAAGAACCATCTGATACTTTCGATCCAAACACCTTCTATATCCATGAAGATATCTGCAAGGCCAAGCAG GTCGATTTCCTAGTTAAGGTTTGCAATGGGGACTCCTACATTTCAGAATTAGGCTATCAAGTACGCGTCAACTATGCAACAATCCTAGCAGTTGGACGCAGCCTTTCAGG GATCAGACAATCAGTCGTCAATGATTGCTTAAAAGAGTTGCCCCCAACTTGCAGCTTTCTGGTGATGGATAAGTCTGGAAAAATCGCACTCCAGAGGCAAGGTACCTCTCAACAAGGCTCGATTTATGCACTCTTTCGACATCCTCTATCGTCTTCATCAAAAAAAAGTTACTTTCATCAACAGAGAGCTGCCTCCCAGTTACGAAAATCATTGACTGTGCCATCTTCCTCAACAGCATCATCAATACAGCAAACAGATATTACAGCTAGGAACAATATCAGGAAGGCAGTCCAGGTTCCAGACTTTTGGGCAGAAAAGGTGTCTCATGGATTGCTTATCCTGGAAGCTAAGGGACTTGTCAAGCATTTCAAATTTCAAGAGCTCAATTTAGCTACTAATAATTTCAGCCCTGAAATGGTGATTGGAGTAGGTGGGCACAGTAAAGTGTATCGAGCCAACCTCGTGGATGGTCAGGCTGTAGCTGTGAAAATCCTGAAAGAAACACATTTTCCAGCTGAGGATCTTCTCCACGAAGTGCGGATTCTATCTGACGTAAAACATGAGAACATAATCCAGATAATTGGGTACTGCTACAGTAAGGAGATGCATGCAATTGTATATAATCTACTAATAGGTAGTTTAAAGCAAAATTTGAGACAACTCAAGTGGAATGAGCGGATGGGAGTTGCCGTTGGTGTAGCACAGGCACTTGAATACCTTCATCATTCTTTCAACCCTCCAATAATTCATAGAGATGTGAAGTCATCTAACATCCTCCTCTCTGGCACTTGCCAGCCTCAA CTTTCAGATTTTGGAGCAGCAATGGTAAACCaaccatcaaaacaaaattcagcaAGCACAAAGCCATTCAAAGTTGTTGGGACTTTTGGATACTTGGCTCCAGAGTACATGATGTATGGGAAAGTGGATGAGAAGGTTGATGTTTACTCATATGGGGTTGTACTCCTGGAACTTATCACTGGGCAGGAGGCTATTCAAACAAACGAGGCAAATCATGAAAGCTTAGTTCTATGG GCAAGGTCTTTACTAAACTCTGGTCTATGTGAACGTCTCATTGATCCCCACCTTAGTGGAGACTACAAGAGAGAAGAGATGGAAATCATGATTTCTGTAGCACGCCTTTGCCTTGTACACTCATCTTCTAGGAGGCCAACGATGAAAATG GAGGCTAAAATCCCTAACAAGGATTGCAATGTTGCTCTGTTTGAGCAGATATTGAGGCTATTTCAGGAGCCAGAATACTGGTTAAATATGCAGAGGGAGAGAGACAAGCTCCTCAACGCTAAGTCCGAAGAAGAAAAGTTCACCTGGAGAATGGACGACTCCACCTCGACTGTCAAAAGTACTCTGCCCGTGGATGATTCATACCATGAAATATTGCCATCTGAAGCACCGGATTAG
- the LOC7474971 gene encoding lysine histidine transporter-like 8 translates to MGEVVDANSTPVTPRPNVNSTPVTPRPASVSPTPPISAPPSQFHSPSLSRSPLLTPDHIVPSKTPRNSTPRNATPRLRTPRFMTPLGSPLRRALQLTKLDPQDAWLPITESRNGNAWYAAFHCLCSGIGFQALVLPVSFTVLGWAWGIIALTVAFAWQLYTFYLLVQLHENTETGIRYSRYLQIMSANFGEKKAKWLGLFPILYLSIGTCVALNIIGGSTSKLFFQTVCGQSCTVKTLTPVEWYLVFASAAVLLSQLPNLNSIAGVSLIGSITAVVYCTIMWMVSVNKDRLPGITYKPVRGPKEVDRLFEVLNSLGIIAFAFRGHNLVLEIQATMPSSEKHPSRVPMWKGAKAAYAVIAACLFPLAIGGFWAYGQRIPKNGGLQSAFYAYRRNDTSEFIMGLVSLLIIINALSSFQIYAMPMFDELESIFTKRMKKPCQWWLRIILRAFFGYGVFFLAVAIPSIGSVGGLVGGISLPVTLAYPCFMWLRMKKPKKYGKMWYLNWSLGITGLILSVSFMAAGVYVIKENDSKFEWFKPK, encoded by the exons atgggtgAAGTTGTTGATGCAAACTCTACTCCCGTGACACCAAGGCCTAATGTAAACTCTACTCCTGTAACACCAAGGCCAGCCTCAGTGTCACCAACGCCACCGATATCGGCTCCTCCGTCGCAATTTCATTCGCCGTCGTTGTCTAGATCACCTTTGCTCACACCTGATCATATTGTTCCAAGCAAAACTCCAAGGAACTCAACCCCAAGAAATGCAACCCCAAGACTTAGAACTCCTCGCTTTATGACCCCTTTAGGTAGTCCTCTTAGAAGGGCTCTCCAACTCACAAAACTTGACCCTCAAGATGCTTGGCTTCCAATTACTGAGTCCCGAAATGGAAACGCATGGTATGCAGCGTTTCATTGCCTTTGCTCTGGCATTGGTTTTCAAGCACTCGTGCTCCCTGTTTCCTTCACTGTCCTTGGTTG ggcATGGGGCATCATAGCCTTGACAGTTGCATTCGCATGGCAGCTTTACACTTTTTATTTACTTGTGCAACTACATGAAAACACCGAGACTGGCATTCGTTACAGCAGATATCTTCAAATTATGAGTGCAAATTTCG GTGAGAAGAAAGCAAAGTGGCTAGGCCTATTTCCAATCTTGTACCTATCAATAGGTACATGTGTGGCTCTAAACATAATCGGAGGAtcaacatcaaaattatttttccagaCTGTATGCGGTCAATCATGCACAGTCAAAACATTAACACCAGTAGAATGGTACTTGGTGTTTGCGAGCGCTGCAGTTCTTCTGTCTCAGCTACCAAACTTGAACTCAATTGCTGGTGTATCACTTATTGGATCCATCACTGCTGTCGTGTATTGCACAATTATGTGGATGGTTTCTGTTAACAAGGATAGGTTGCCTGGCATAACTTACAAGCCAGTTCGTGGACCAAAGGAGGTTGACAGGCTCTTTGAAGTTCTTAATTCACTCGGGATCATTGCTTTTGCATTTAGAGGTCACAATCTCGTACTTGAGATCCAG gctaCTATGCCCTCGAGTGAGAAGCATCCCTCCCGTGTGCCGATGTGGAAGGGTGCCAAGGCTGCTTATGCAGTTATTGCAGCATGTTTATTCCCCCTTGCAATTGGAGGCTTTTGGGCTTACGGCCAAAGG atACCAAAAAATGGTGGCTTGCAATCAGCCTTCTACGCGTACCGAAGGAATGACACCTCGGAATTTATCATGGGACTTGTTAGTTTACTTATCATAATAAATGCTCTCAGCTCATTCCagatctatgccatgccaatgTTTGATGAGTTGGAGTCGATTTTCACCAAGAGGATGAAGAAGCCATGCCAATGGTGGCTCCGAATAATCCTGAGGGCATTTTTCGGATACGGGGTCTTCTTTTTGGCCGTCGCAATCCCGTCTATCGGGAGTGTGGGTGGTCTGGTCGGAGGAATATCATTGCCGGTCACATTGGCTTACCCTTGCTTCATGTGGCTTAGGATGAAGAAGCCAAAGAAGTATGGCAAGATGTGGTACCTTAATTGGAGCCTGGGAATCACTGGTTTGATTCTGAGCGTGTCTTTTATGGCTGCCGGAGTATATGTTATAAAAGAGAATGACAGTAAATTTGAGTGGTTCAAGCCCAAGTAA
- the LOC7472093 gene encoding germin-like protein subfamily 1 member 13, protein MKVVGMLMVSALLALASSFATAYDPSPLQDFCVGINDADSAVVVNGKLCKNPSFATADDFSYSGLNVPGNTSTQLRGHVNLITADLMPGLNTLGVSLARIDFEPNGGLNPPHYHPRASEVLLVLEGTLYAGFVTSNPDHRLFSKILKPGDLFVFPFGLVHFQMNVGNTPAVAIAALTSQNPGVNTVANAIFGANWPINAEVLTTAFHLDKKLVEDLQSQEWVNPS, encoded by the exons ATGAAAGTTGTTGGTATGCTAATGGTTTCTGCTCTCTTGGCTCTGGCTTCCTCATTCGCCACTGCCTATGATCCCAGCCCCCTCCAAGACTTCTGTGTAGGAATAAATGACGCTGATTCTGCTG TGGTTGTTAATGGAAAACTGTGCAAGAATCCGAGCTTTGCCACCGCGGATGATTTCTCGTATTCAGGACTTAATGTTCCTGGAAACACATCAACTCAACTTAGAGGGCATGTTAATCTCATAACGGCTGATCTAATGCCAGGGCTTAATACTCTCGGTGTATCTTTGGCACGTATAGACTTTGAACCAAATGGTGGCTTAAACCCTCCACATTATCATCCTAGAGCATCGGAGGTTCTTTTGGTTTTAGAAGGCACTCTCTATGCTGGTTTTGTCACATCAAACCCAGATCATCGCCTCttttcaaagattttgaaaCCAGGAGATCTCTTTGTGTTTCCATTTGGCCTCGTTCACTTTCAAATGAATGTTGGAAACACCCCCGCAGTTGCCATTGCTGCACTAACAAGCCAAAATCCTGGAGTAAACACGGTAGCAAATGCGATCTTCGGAGCCAATTGGCCTATTAATGCTGAAGTTCTCACCACAGCATTCCACCTGGATAAAAAACTTGTGGAGGATCTTCAGTCTCAAGAATGGGTGAACCCTTCATAG
- the LOC7474973 gene encoding uncharacterized protein LOC7474973, with product MHTKTDSDGTSLDTSWLPRSPRRPVYYVQSPSNHDVEKMSYGSSPTVSPPHLYYHCSPIHHSRESSTSRFSNSLKMPRSLSAWKHIRIDDRDGDDHDGDDDDEKDGGGGARKVRLYFIGLLFFVLLFTVFCLILWGASKAYKPEISVKSMVFENFYVQAGNDQTGVPTDMLSLNSTVKIHYRNPATFFAVHVTSTPLEIHYFQLKLASGQMKKFSQPRKSRRTVVTVVHSSQVPLYGGVPHLADAREHVNKVAVPLNLTFSLRSRAYILGRLVKSKFYNRVRCTVTLTGKKLGKPHNLTEACVYL from the exons atgcACACCAAGACTGACTCAGATGGAACTAGTCTCGACACATCATGGCTGCCGAGGTCACCAAGAAGGCCAGTCTACTACGTTCAAAGTCCATCAAACCATGATGTGGAGAAAATGTCTTACGGGTCAAGCCCAACCGTCTCACCACCACACCTTTACTACCATTGTTCACCAATTCACCACTCTCGCGAGTCATCTACGTCAAGATTTTCTAATTCACTCAAGATGCCAAGAAGTTTATCTGCTTGGAAACATATAAGGATTGATGACCGAGATGGAGATGATCATGATGGTGATGACGATGATGAAAAAGATGGCGGGGGTGGTGCACGTAAAGTGAGATTGTATTTCATTGGGTTATTGTTCTTTGTTCTGCTGTTTACCGTGTTTTGTTTGATCTTGTGGGGTGCTAGCAAGGCTTACAAGCCTGAAATTTCAGTCAAg AGCATGGTGTTCGAGAATTTTTATGTTCAAGCAGGGAATGATCAAACAGGAGTGCCAACAGACATGCTGTCGTTAAATTCCACGGTCAAGATTCATTACAGAAATCCCGCCACCTTCTTCGCCGTCCATGTCACCTCTACCCCTCTTGAAATTCACTATTTCCAGCTCAAACTTGCCTCTGGGCAG ATGAAGAAGTTCTCTCAGCCGAGGAAGAGCCGGAGGACAGTGGTGACAGTGGTGCATAGTTCCCAAGTTCCCCTCTATGGAGGGGTGCCCCATCTTGCTGATGCTAGAGAGCATGTAAACAAAGTTGCAGTGCCTCTTAACCTGACATTTTCCTTGAGGTCCAGGGCCTACATTCTGGGAAGATTGGTGAAGTCAAAGTTTTATAATCGTGTTAGATGCACTGTTACTCTAACTGGTAAAAAACTGGGCAAGCCCCACAATTTGACAGAAGCATGTGTTTATCTCTGA
- the LOC7472096 gene encoding uncharacterized protein LOC7472096 produces the protein MPKKMGVNSKAEEARARKNATEADKKSREAREKEEQYWREAEGSKSRAAKKREEESEKRAEAAARKAEARRLAEQEEKELEKAMKKPDKKANRVSIPVKVTEAELMKRREEEQAEMARKADEAKKRKDRTAEEEEYERMVLVSNTNRDDSIIEASSVEEAIARISVADNLPADRHPERRLKASFKAFEEAELPKLKEEKPGLTHTQYKDMIWKLWKKSPDNPLNQASE, from the exons atGCCGAAGAAGATGGGAGTGAACAGCAAAGCCGAAGAGGCTCGAGCTCGTAAGAACGCAACAGAAGCCGATAAAAAGTCTCGCGAGGCTCGCGAGAAAGAGGAACAGTACTGGCGCGAAGCCGAGGGGTCGAAATCACGCGCTGCGAAGAAACGTGAGGAAGAATCGGAGAAAAGAGCTGAAGCCGCCGCGCGTAAAGCCGAGGCGCGCAGATTAGCGGAGCAGGAAGAGAAGGAGCTGGAGAAGGCTATGAAGAAGCCGGATAAGAAGGCGAATAGGGTTTCGATTCCGGTGAAGGTGACGGAAGCGGAGTTGATGAAGAGGAGGGAGGAGGAACAAGCGGAGATGGCGAGGAAAGCGGATGAGGCGAAGAAGAGAAAGGATAGGACCGCGGAGGAAGAGGAGTATGAGAGGATGGTGCTGGTTTCGAATACGAATAGGGATGACTCGATTATTGAAGCGAGTAGTGTTGAGGAAGCGATTGCGCGGATCAGTGTTGCTGATAACTTGCCTGCTGATCGGCATCCTGAGAGGAGGCTTAAGGCCTCGTTTAAG GCTTTTGAAGAAGCTGAGCTCCCCAAGCTCAAGGAAGAGAAGCCAGGCCTTACACATACACAATACAAGGACATGATATGGAAGCTATGGAAGAAATCTCCTGACAATCCTCTTAACCAG GCTAGTGAGTGA
- the LOC7472095 gene encoding PTI1-like tyrosine-protein kinase 1 isoform X2, with amino-acid sequence MAGKASREWKVFPLVKSKEEKKRTIIVGLKSDNYSREMLLRFLHKVVNPRDNVLAIHVQEPSDTFDPNTFYIHEDICKAKQVDFLVKVCNGDSYISELGYQVRVNYATILAVGRSLSGIRQSVVNDCLKELPPTCSFLVMDKSGKIALQRQGTSQQGSIYALFRHPLSSSSKKSYFHQQRAASQLRKSLTVPSSSTASSIQQTDITARNNIRKAVQVPDFWAEKVSHGLLILEAKGLVKHFKFQELNLATNNFSPEMVIGVGGHSKVYRANLVDGQAVAVKILKETHFPAEDLLHEVRILSDVKHENIIQIIGYCYSKEMHAIVYNLLIGSLKQNLRQLKWNERMGVAVGVAQALEYLHHSFNPPIIHRDVKSSNILLSGTCQPQLSDFGAAMVNQPSKQNSASTKPFKVVGTFGYLAPEYMMYGKVDEKVDVYSYGVVLLELITGQEAIQTNEANHESLVLWARSLLNSGLCERLIDPHLSGDYKREEMEIMISVARLCLVHSSSRRPTMKMILRLFQEPEYWLNMQRERDKLLNAKSEEEKFTWRMDDSTSTVKSTLPVDDSYHEILPSEAPD; translated from the exons ATGGCGGGGAAGGCAAGCAGAGAGTGGAAAGTTTTTCCACTCGTGAAATcgaaggaagaaaagaagaggacaATTATTGTAGGCTTAAAGTCAGATAACTATAGCAGAGAAATGCTCCTGCGTTTTCTCCATAAAGTTGTCAATCCAAGGGATAATGTGCTTGCTATACATGTTCAAGAACCATCTGATACTTTCGATCCAAACACCTTCTATATCCATGAAGATATCTGCAAGGCCAAGCAG GTCGATTTCCTAGTTAAGGTTTGCAATGGGGACTCCTACATTTCAGAATTAGGCTATCAAGTACGCGTCAACTATGCAACAATCCTAGCAGTTGGACGCAGCCTTTCAGG GATCAGACAATCAGTCGTCAATGATTGCTTAAAAGAGTTGCCCCCAACTTGCAGCTTTCTGGTGATGGATAAGTCTGGAAAAATCGCACTCCAGAGGCAAGGTACCTCTCAACAAGGCTCGATTTATGCACTCTTTCGACATCCTCTATCGTCTTCATCAAAAAAAAGTTACTTTCATCAACAGAGAGCTGCCTCCCAGTTACGAAAATCATTGACTGTGCCATCTTCCTCAACAGCATCATCAATACAGCAAACAGATATTACAGCTAGGAACAATATCAGGAAGGCAGTCCAGGTTCCAGACTTTTGGGCAGAAAAGGTGTCTCATGGATTGCTTATCCTGGAAGCTAAGGGACTTGTCAAGCATTTCAAATTTCAAGAGCTCAATTTAGCTACTAATAATTTCAGCCCTGAAATGGTGATTGGAGTAGGTGGGCACAGTAAAGTGTATCGAGCCAACCTCGTGGATGGTCAGGCTGTAGCTGTGAAAATCCTGAAAGAAACACATTTTCCAGCTGAGGATCTTCTCCACGAAGTGCGGATTCTATCTGACGTAAAACATGAGAACATAATCCAGATAATTGGGTACTGCTACAGTAAGGAGATGCATGCAATTGTATATAATCTACTAATAGGTAGTTTAAAGCAAAATTTGAGACAACTCAAGTGGAATGAGCGGATGGGAGTTGCCGTTGGTGTAGCACAGGCACTTGAATACCTTCATCATTCTTTCAACCCTCCAATAATTCATAGAGATGTGAAGTCATCTAACATCCTCCTCTCTGGCACTTGCCAGCCTCAA CTTTCAGATTTTGGAGCAGCAATGGTAAACCaaccatcaaaacaaaattcagcaAGCACAAAGCCATTCAAAGTTGTTGGGACTTTTGGATACTTGGCTCCAGAGTACATGATGTATGGGAAAGTGGATGAGAAGGTTGATGTTTACTCATATGGGGTTGTACTCCTGGAACTTATCACTGGGCAGGAGGCTATTCAAACAAACGAGGCAAATCATGAAAGCTTAGTTCTATGG GCAAGGTCTTTACTAAACTCTGGTCTATGTGAACGTCTCATTGATCCCCACCTTAGTGGAGACTACAAGAGAGAAGAGATGGAAATCATGATTTCTGTAGCACGCCTTTGCCTTGTACACTCATCTTCTAGGAGGCCAACGATGAAAATG ATATTGAGGCTATTTCAGGAGCCAGAATACTGGTTAAATATGCAGAGGGAGAGAGACAAGCTCCTCAACGCTAAGTCCGAAGAAGAAAAGTTCACCTGGAGAATGGACGACTCCACCTCGACTGTCAAAAGTACTCTGCCCGTGGATGATTCATACCATGAAATATTGCCATCTGAAGCACCGGATTAG
- the LOC127905747 gene encoding germin-like protein subfamily 1 member 13: protein MKVVGMLMVSALLALASSFATAYDPSPLQDFCVGINDADSAVVVNGKLCKNPSFATADDFSYSGLNVPGNTSTQLRGHVNLITADLMPGLNTLGVSLARIDFEPNGGLNPPHYHPRASEVLLVLEGTLYAGFVTSNPDHRLFSKILKPGDLFVFPFGLVHFQMNVGKTPAVAIAALTSQNPGVNTVANAIFGANWPINAEVLTTAFHLDKKLVEDLQSQEWVNPS, encoded by the exons ATGAAAGTTGTTGGTATGCTAATGGTTTCTGCTCTCTTGGCTCTGGCTTCCTCATTCGCCACTGCCTATGATCCCAGCCCCCTCCAAGACTTCTGTGTAGGAATAAATGACGCTGATTCTGCTG TGGTTGTTAATGGAAAACTGTGCAAGAATCCGAGCTTTGCCACCGCGGATGATTTCTCGTATTCAGGACTTAATGTTCCTGGAAACACGTCAACTCAACTTAGAGGGCATGTTAATCTCATAACGGCTGATCTAATGCCAGGGCTTAATACTCTCGGTGTATCTTTGGCACGTATAGACTTTGAACCAAATGGTGGCTTAAACCCTCCACATTATCATCCTAGAGCATCGGAGGTTCTTTTGGTTTTAGAAGGCACTCTCTATGCTGGTTTTGTCACATCAAACCCAGATCATCGCCTCttttcaaagattttgaaaCCAGGAGATCTCTTTGTGTTTCCGTTTGGCCTCGTTCACTTTCAAATGAATGTTGGAAAAACCCCCGCAGTTGCCATTGCTGCACTAACAAGCCAAAATCCTGGAGTAAACACGGTAGCAAACGCGATCTTTGGAGCCAATTGGCCTATTAATGCTGAAGTTCTCACCACAGCATTCCACCTGGATAAAAAACTTGTGGAGGATCTTCAATCTCAAGAATGGGTGAACCCTTCATAG